Within Solea solea chromosome 1, fSolSol10.1, whole genome shotgun sequence, the genomic segment ACAAACTTCTCTTGTCTTGCACtgtgcttttttatttgtgtcgcTTCACCAGGCCATCTTTCTTGTTtaagaaaagattaaaaaaacaacaactaattaCTACTTCTATTGTTTCCTGTCAATAGAAGCACGCTTGGGCGTCGTTGTTTAAGCGATAAACACGGACAGTGAAGAATCAGGGCTGAGGCTGAGAGCTATGCTGCATGTCAAAGCAGCACCATCTAGTGACTGCAATGGTAACCAACAGTTGCATGGTAATACTGTTGCATAAATCTGTCAGTGATAAAAGTTAAAACACATCAGCTGCATGAGTGACACGGTGAAGAAGGAAGTCCACCATGATTGCTGATGATGGACGACTGATGGTGGCCTCATAAATATGCAGTCAGGGCCGAGCAAACAGAGTTAGACAATAAAACAGGGCCAGATTTACAGTGGACAGCTGTAACgatgtgaaaaataaacacagccgCCAATGACAAAGGCTAAGAGACAGGTGGGACGAGCCAATCTGACAATCTATACCTGCATTGTAGTGTTTGGACTCACAGTCAGTGATGGTCAGAACAGTAAACACTGTAAATCCTTCACTGAGAAataaatctgtgtttatttggttTTTACTCACATACATAACACAAGTTAATTTTTTTCAACATACAGGGGCGGAAATCTTATGTCATTGTTGGGGGTGGGGCTCTAATTAGGACTCTTTAGTCAACTCCACAGAGGTAACATTGTGCTATTATTAATGTGTATTAACACTGTGGATCATGCTATAGatccatggttcccaaccttggGTCCGAGCGCCAGAAGGAGTGCAGAGCTGCTCTGAGGCTGTGAGGTTATTAAAgttatatttgtacatttttaatgtagAAAATCCCAATCACACACTCTACCAGATATTTAGAACTCGTTATCACCTAAatgaaaacccttttttttttccagcccaCCTTTAAATTCATAAAGCTATTTATTACCAACACCTGAGTGACCGCTGAACTTCTGTGACCATTAGTCACATCGGGTCAGTTAGCAGTTTTACCCAATCGTGTTCCTGTTCTCAGCATctgtacaataaaatgtaaaagtaccaaagactcaAAACAAGGCAATATCTCAAGAGTTACCTTGGTTTTAATGTTTTGGAGGCACAGGACAGTTTATATCCCTATACACTGTgagaaaaggaacaaaaaccgttaactgctgtttattttttgcataAAGAATAGCgtaaataattacaaatgttGTGGTTGGACACAAGCAAGAagggcttcaaggaaaaaaaaggttgggaaccactgctatAGATTACAGAACAGATTTGTGGAAAGCCACAAACTACAGCGTGGTAAcaagtggagaaaaacaaacatgacattttttatACAGCAGTTGTTTCCACTCATTTCTCATTCAGTGACTGTAGGTGTGTATCTCTTTGAGCTTCAGGTTCCCAGgtaataaatgtgaaatgttaaatTTATGGCAGCATGACAGAGAGATTTAAAGTGAAACCCAGAAGAAGAAGTTTTCTTCCGAGGACCGGACACTTCAACATACTCTACAACCAGGTGAgagcaccttttttttgtatttttttattttgggtttTACAAAGTGATGCTGTATATGAAATATATATCAACATTTACAAACCTGAATGAGTCAagatttcaatatttatttttgttattttgcaggATAAACATGACAGTTTCTTACTCCCTCGAAGTGGCCAATGCAAGGTTTGGTGGCTTCTCCAAGCTCCTGTTCAGGTGGAAAGGAAGCATCTACAGGCTGCTTTATAAGGAGCTTATAGTCTTCTGTGGGATTTAtctgtttttcagtgtgttCTACAGGCAAATACACTTATTTCATCTTCTGTTTTTGTCGCCTGCTGCACTAAATGATCCCATTTAGGTGTTTGTGTCGTCCActggaaaacatttatttgttttgcaggtTCCTCCTGTCACCTACACAGCAGGATTTGTTTGAGCGAATCGCCCTTTACTGTGATCAGTTCACCAACAGCAACTTTATTCCAGTTACATTTGTGCTGGGTAAGTCCTTACAAAGCAACAGATACTGTGTCatcttattttagtttatttgggttgtttttttgagagtttgttgttgttttattttcttgatttcaGGTTTCTATGTGAGCTTGGCCTTTAACCGTTGGTGGGGTCAGTACACCAGCTTCCCGCTGCCTGACAACCTGATGATGGTGGTGTCTGGAAACGTCCACGGAGCAGACGAGAGGGGTCGTCTGCTGCGACGAACCCTCATGAGATATGCCAACTTATCTTCGGTTCTTATCCTCCGCTCCATCAGCACCAGAGTCCTCAAGCGTTTTCCCACTTTGGAGCACATAGTGGAGGCCGGTGAGTCCAAGAGCTCCATTCAAATATTAAGCAATGAAATTAATTTCCCTGTTGCTTTGCTATTTGAATAATATTTAATCAAGATatatacacttttatttatttaagtgttcACTCAATTCACCTATTAACAGTCTATATCCAAAGATATGTTGAGAAAATGGACGTTTTCAGAAGCTAGAACCATAAAATCTGGcatgtttatttagaaaaattatctttttatttaattaatgaattcatttatcATGCGTCTGTTGCAGCTCTGTTCGCTTCTTGCTGATCTAACACTGGGAACTGTTTTCGCAGGATTTATGACGACACACGAGCTGAAAACGTTTGAGTCGCTACACTCGGATTTCAACAAGTACTGGATGCCTCTGACGTGGTTCTCCAACCTGGCGTCCAGAGCGAGAGAGGAGGAACGAGTGAGGGACGATATTGCTCTGAGACTTCTGATGGACGTGAGTGATGGACAAACAAAGCAAGCGCACACTGACACGTCCTCTTGCAAACTGCAGCAATCATATTTTATATGCTGACTGACTGTGTGAACTGTATCTACAGGAGCTTAATAATTACCGGGCCAAGTGCAGCCTCCTGTTCCACTATGACTGGATTAGCATTCCTCTGGTCTACACTCAGGTAGGAATCAGTGGGGAAATGTAACACATTAAAGCActttgtatactgtatactagagctgcaacgattaatcaattaattagtCCCTAATTGCATGATAATGAATCTATTAATCTGAGTGCTTTTAGATTACAGCTCCTtgtaatgtcaatattttcaggtttatttgctcagtaaataaaatagaattgagatattgcatgttttatcttttaattcaaaattcacattacaaaatgttttgatgcaagtgaaataaaacaagtgaaaatgGCACTTTTGCGGAAATAAATGTACTAACCAGCCAACCAATCAATGAGTTAATTACAACATTCATCggacttaaaataataattagtgtAGCCCTGCAATAAATGGTTCAAATTAGCTCATCCAGTCACAGCAGGGAAATGCTGCTTAAAATGTATGTTACCATGATAATCTGATGATTTAACTTTGAGTGCTTCTTCAACACACTGACTTGCTCACTGTCTCATTTCAGGTAGTCACTCTTGCAGTTTACTCGTTTTTTGGCTTCTGTGTGATTGGTCGACAGTTCCTGAACCCTGACAAGGGCTATAAGGGTCACAACCTGGACATGTATGTGCCTGTTTTCACTCTCCTGCAGTTCTTCTTCTACGCTGGCTGGCTCAAGGTAACACAAGCACATCCATGCATCACAGAATTTTGATTTTGTAGATACAAtgtgacttcagtgtgtgtCCGATCTGTAGGTGGGAGAACTGATCATCAACCCGTTTGGCGAGGACGATGATGACTTTGAAACAAACCAGCTGATCGACCGAaacattcaggttttttttccctctgggCTTTTCTCTATCACTGTAAATTCATAAAATACGAGTACACTGGCCTTGTTTTAATTCAGTTTCTCTCTCCTGTAGGTGTCAATGCTGGCTGTGGACGACATGTACCAGAACCTGGCTCCAATTGTGAAAGACAAGCACTGGAAACAGAGATATTTCTCCATCCCTTACACTttgtcaacagcagcagagactctTAAACCAGCATTTAAAGGCTCCACCTTTGACATGAGGTCAATGAATGtacaattcattatttttgctgCACAGTTCAGTATAAAGCTAAATTAAAAAAGGGAATTATATTGTTTTCCACATTCACAGGATGAGTGCTGAAGATCTTGAGATCCACCAGCCTGCAGACAGGCCTGTGAAGAAACAGTATTTATCTGTTAATGGATCAGAGGGTGAAGGTCTCGATGACCTTCTGCAGAGGGGTAAAGGTATGAGCCTCCCTTCACTGCTGGAGATCTCATCTTACCCAAATGAGAAAGAACACGGCAATATTTCTCCTGAGGAAAACACCAGTGCCACCAACAACCAAGAACAAGAAATGACACTGATTCAAGTTCCAGTAGAAAATATCAAGGGAAAATCACCAGATTAAAAGTTGTCCCTACTTGTTGCCTATACTGAaaatgctttctttctttcttttgccaTTCAGAAAATTACCATTattgttcttttcatttttagttGCTAGGAAATTAAAAATGGTCCTTCTTACACAAagtctccttttcttttttcttgtcaaATTACTATagatatctgtgtgtgtgtgtgtgtgtgtgtgtaaagctgtAACTTTTGGTAGATATGCATGTACAAATTCCTAAATTCCAAATTCATAACCTCTGCTGGTCACTTTAAACATTACGACTATTTCAAACATCATTTCAGAAAGGAGGATGCAGCTATGTATATGaaaaggaccagtgtgtggGATTTGGTGGCATTTAGGGGATTGAGGTTACATAGCACAACCACATAAAAAAATTCTTCACCCGCACCATCCAAGTGTACATAAGAAACTATGGGGGTCTAGTATATACATTAAGTAGAACAGTaccaccacagtttgagaaaatTGGATATAATGAATTTCTGACAGTAAAACCTGTTTAATGTTACACACAAGCTGTTAATTATCTTTTTCGGTCTGCTAAATTACCATTTCCCTCTAATTGATGGATTCTAAGTCTGTCTTGTGTTCCATACACTGCACAACCCCGGTCTGGTGTATGAGCCAGGACAACTGTAGGATAAAGGacaaaatatttcactgttttgtgtttatgaacaaaaaggcaTGATTCAAtgagaggcttttattttgaaacacaaaACGACGGAAGATCGAGGGCGTCAAACGTCATCTTCCTGGTTAGCAGATACTCGCAGGGAAACCTCACAGGAGATTCATCAACACCTGTTAAGAGTAAAGGTCTGTAAAGTCGAACTGGGGAGttccttttttctcccttttcgcTTTTGACGAAATTAAACGTGTCTTGTTGCTCTTTTGCGTTTAAAACAGTAGTTTATGGATCCAGTCATTTAGCTTCGCCACACTTAGCTTCCGCGCTAACGTTAGCTTACCCTGTTAATCATTTCACGCAGTGAACTTTGCTCATTCATTAGAGGTTTCGTCACCTTCGAGACTCGGAACCCGAAGCCTCTGTTAATGTAGAAATTTCGCTCttgtttgtggtttgttttgacAGGAGTATCCAGGATAGTGGTATAATGTCAGCTGACTGTGCCTTcctgctgctgagctgctgactgacatcattatcatcatcatcatgtcccCGTGTGACAACCCTCACCTGGTGCTCGGCAGGATCCGCTTCCTAAACAAATGCATCGAGAGTTTCAGGAGGAGCGAGGTGCTGCCAGAGTCCCTGTGCTATGTCCCAAAGGAGGTGTGCTACAAAATCTGCAAGGACTCCTCATCCCCTGCTTCTGCCTCATCCACAGCATCTGCTGGAGTATCCATCTCTGGAAAAACCCTAATTTCCATCTTTGAAAGTCCACACCAGATCCCCCACAGCAAGAGGACATGCAAGTACAATATTGAACCAAAGAAAGGGACGTGTATCAGGACAACAGGTGAAGAATACTGCAACAGCCAGGGCCTGTGGGTGAAAATCAGCAAGGTAAACCACTGCCTCGATACTACATCAGTTCAGGAAGTATTCTCTTTTCAGTACACAAAGGAACAGAAGCAATAAGACTGTTAATTAATGAGACTCTTAATGAAGATTGGCACACTACAAAATACGTTAGGAAAGCATGAATCAGGATGATGTGATTTTTGTAAGGCAAGAGGAAACAGCTGAACATGTCATGATAGACTGTACATAGTATGAATAGAAGAGAAATGTTATTCATTATCTAAGGCAAATGAAAGTACAGACTGAtataacatacattttaaaacaaacaacataaaaagtgATACTTGCCTGATCCAACTACAATATCTCAGAGAAACGAAAATAATTGAATTGATTGTTTTTTCACTAACTGGTGGAGGTAATTCTACAATAAGTTTGCCATCTatgaacaataaacaacaaataacatgaaGAAGGAAATTCCACAATACATGGAGTTGTATGGGCTTAAATGCACCATGTTCAAAGCAAAATTACAGGACTAGTATCTATTGTCAGATTTGATGATTTTAACTGTGGTGGGTAAACACATGGTTTCTCCATGTTTGTTACcaggagcagctggaggagtACCGTCCAGGTCAGGAGTTGGAGGAAGGCTGGATTCTGGTGTGTAAACACACGGAGGGTGGTGACAGGCTGGTGCCGGT encodes:
- the best4 gene encoding bestrophin-4 translates to MTVSYSLEVANARFGGFSKLLFRWKGSIYRLLYKELIVFCGIYLFFSVFYRFLLSPTQQDLFERIALYCDQFTNSNFIPVTFVLGFYVSLAFNRWWGQYTSFPLPDNLMMVVSGNVHGADERGRLLRRTLMRYANLSSVLILRSISTRVLKRFPTLEHIVEAGFMTTHELKTFESLHSDFNKYWMPLTWFSNLASRAREEERVRDDIALRLLMDELNNYRAKCSLLFHYDWISIPLVYTQVVTLAVYSFFGFCVIGRQFLNPDKGYKGHNLDMYVPVFTLLQFFFYAGWLKVGELIINPFGEDDDDFETNQLIDRNIQVSMLAVDDMYQNLAPIVKDKHWKQRYFSIPYTLSTAAETLKPAFKGSTFDMRMSAEDLEIHQPADRPVKKQYLSVNGSEGEGLDDLLQRGKGMSLPSLLEISSYPNEKEHGNISPEENTSATNNQEQEMTLIQVPVENIKGKSPD